The Leptidea sinapis chromosome 6, ilLepSina1.1, whole genome shotgun sequence genome segment CGACGGTGCGGCAGCTAGGCCGCACGTGACGGCTATGTCAAGGACGTCTGGCATGTGGGCTGCACAGTACGGGTAGTGCGTCGGGACCTCTGGTCCTAGCACCTGGTAACCGTGGCGATCTGCGTCGTCCAGGAGGCGTCTGCCATCTGGGCTCACGATATTGGAGTTCCACGCCGTGTGTTTCGCGTTGAAGTCACCCGCGACAATCGTGGGCAGCAGCGAGTCCAACAAGGTGTGGACATCAGCCACTGCGAGTCGGTTCTGCGGCGGCTTGTAGAAAGCGAACACACGGGTGGGCTGATGTTCGATGCAGATCTCCACGCCTAGGGCATACGACGTCTGCAGTTGAGGTACTGGCAGCAGTTGGTGAATGACGTTCCGACGGACCAAGACTGCTAATCCCCTGTAAGCAGTCCCGATCGGCGAGGCGTGGTCCTCCCGGTAGACGTAGTATCCGGAAACCTTCAACTTGTCTACCGGTCTGAGGTGAGTCTCGCTGATCAGGCCGATGTCCACTCGACGCTGAGAAAGCAAAGTCTTGAAGAGACGGGCTTTTTGTGATGAAAGCCCGTCGGCGTTCCAAAACACGATGCGGAGCTCAGCCATAAAAGGTGCAGAGCTCCGTGATGCAACCCAGGATCAGCGGAATAGGGTCACGCTGCTCCTGGATGGCCATCAGCACATGATTCAATGTGCTGATAACTTTGGTGAGTCGCGGGTCCAGCGGCGTCACTCGCTTCGCCTTCGTCCCCCCTGCGGGGGCGGCGACCACGGTGGGCTTGGACGATTTCGTACTGCGCTCGGTAGGCTGCAGTGCGGCGGGCGCAGCAGCGCGTGTCGCAGTAGGTGGTGCGGCAGGTAGGGCGCCTTGGCGCGCTTGAGCGCGTTTCCCGCGTTTGCGTCGGCGTTTAACCGGTTGCCGTGGCTGGTTGGCGACAGCCATGAGCGAGCCGGGCGCGTCGGCCTCTAATGCGTGGGCAGTGGGAGGATACGCGCGCGCTGTTGAGGCGGTGCGTGCGATGGTGCCCGCCCGGCGGTTTGCGTTGTTCGCCGTGTGCGCGCCACCACAGTTGGCGCACGTCGGCGGGTCCTCCCTGGGGCGCTGGCACTCTCGTGCAGGATGGTTGTCCCCACACCGCACACAGGCAATGGGCCGGTGGCAGTTGTGCGAGGAGTGCCGAAACtgctggcagcgatggcactgcgCTGGTCCCTTTCTGTCGCGCCACGCCTCGATGGTGATCCCGGGCATACAGAGGAGCTCGTGCACCTCATATATACCCGGGATGAGATTTGGCGTACGCTGGAGTTGCACGAACATCAGACATCCCGGTCTGCCTGGGCGCGCGGGGATCGCGCGCACGTGCTCCGGGACGTATCCGAGCTCACGCAGCTCCGCGTCCACTTGTGCCGGCTCTGTGTTTGCCGGCAGGCCCCGTATTGCTACCTTAGCGCTCCTCTCCGCGGGGAGCGAGTAGCAGAACCAGGAGATTCCAGCGACACTTTCCAGCTGCGTGAGGTAGCGCTGGATATGTCGGAACTCCTGGTCCGACTTGGGGATGAAGCGGACGCCTTTGCCAAACGGGCGTCCGTTAGGTGTGTGGCCGAGTAGCTTTTTGAGCTCCCGGAAATGCGTCGGCCAGTCGGGAAGCACCTCCACAATCAGCGGTGGGTAGCGACTGGTCGCTTTGGTGGTCGGAGTGGCTGAGGTGGTGGCGGCGCTCGCAGCGGTAGCGGTGGCGGAGGCGGCGGATGCGGTGACGTCGCCCGTCGTCGGCGTCTTTTTGGACGCGGTAGTAGCCGCGTATGTTGGGCTTGTCGCGGCCGACGACGACTGACGAGCGACCCCATATTCGCCGGGTCCATGTCACTTCAACGTGGTATTAAAAGTCGGTGAGCCGGTTCGGCCGCCGTCCAATCGCTCTCGAGTTTACTAATTGAGCAAAGGGGAGGGGGGAACGTTCACGTTCGTTAgaatgaagaaaaaaaaaaaaaatgtgaaaaaatagTTCAATATATTGTACCTATCTCTTgggcaatattatatattttatagcaacaaaCATCATAATGTTACtgatactttaaaataaataagtaattaattatttttaaatataattttattaattacctaCACAGATAGGTGTACTACCTtccttacatattatatttgatttttttttttttttttgattttattacaacagctagggtaatattataataacgacAATATAATAAACGTagaaataattcattttttataatgattGCTTGTTTGACAAATATTTGTGGCCCTCATAAGGGCCTTTTATCATCAGCCATCGCGACCGATGAATAGTGGTTGCGTCGCGGTCGTCGTGTTTCGGGCCATTAGGCCTTCTTCTCGGTCTTCTTAGGCAGAAGGACCGCCTGAATGTTGGGCAGCACGCCTCCCTGTGCGATTGTCACGCCCGATAGCAGCTTGTTCAGCTCCTCGTCATTGCGAATCGCCAGCTGCAAGTGTCTCGGTATGATTCTTGTCTTCTTGTTGTCGCGGGCCGCGTTGCCGGCCAATTCCAGCACTTCGGCGGCGAGGTACTCCATCACGGCGGCCAGGTAGACCGGTGCGCCGGCACCGACGCGCTCCGCGTAGTTGCCCTTCCTCAGTAGTCTGTGTATACGACCGACGGGAAACTGGAGTCCGGCGCGATTCGAACGAGACTTTGCCTTCCCCTTCACTTTACCGCCCTTGCCGCGACCAGACATTGTTTATTAGATTTGATGAACTGAAATGAACGAACGAACTAACGAACGAATATAATATTCGTTCGAGCACAGTCACGACTCACGAATCAGTAAAAACGACGctcgcttttttttttttttttgcgcccagacaaagggaaagggctaccctccgggattacgaagggagggaggtggtgaatgctcatgcataccaacgcagcctaaggctgcgttggttatgtgggactcacgtaagaacctaagtgcctacccactaaacaccacctgaggttggctttgggcattgtgccctctaagccttcatcgtaggcgaccatctctcggggaagagaggcgcaagcggcactccctagggAGTGTTCGCTGGGAATGCACAGAAGGTGCTGTCTAATAGAGACTTggcgacatcagaaggatgatcacaaaaggGAGGTGAGGCTACATGTATCTGGTACCTGTCAATCCAGGTCAGACGAAAAATTGAGAAaggagaaatttaaaaatagtgattTGGTTAGATCGAGTGATACGCCCCTAGGCTTCACTCGTACCGCACTATGTGGTAAGCGTTAAGCGCTTTGGGAATTACAAGGAGGCCACCAAATGGTGGTGCTCCGCCAGCGCAAAGAGGCGCTCCTTGGAGGACTTAGCCGTCCTGAGTTTCCGTGCCAGGACGGATATTTCTTGGATGTCGACTTCGCCTAGTGAGGCGTAAATCTCTTCCAGGTCTTTCAGGGTGCTTTGCACCTGTGATTGAGCCTGGGGAGGTACTGCCCGCCTGGGGCCACTGAAGGTGGCCGGGGCGGGGCGGGAGTAGACATTGAATGCCTGAGAGGGAGGGGCTGATTGTCTCCATGAGGTGGAGAGTTGAGGCCCGACAGTTTTATTCCTCATATGAGGAAAGTGGGATTGGGTGAGGTTAGAGGCCAGAGGTGGCCTTTGTTTTGGCGGCCTGGAAGTCTGCTTATTAGCAGCCTTCGGGGCGGAACGAGGGGCACAAGGGCATCCGCGATAATTCGCAGTATGGCCCTCCTGCCCGCAGAGCACGCATGCGGGAGGTGTTACCTCGTTGCGAGTGCGTTTGCACTCTTTGGTGCTGTGGGGATCGAGGCACTTGACGCACCTGGGAGGGGCAGAGCAGTTTGCCGCTGCGTGGCCATACATCTGGCAGCGGTGACATTGACCGGGGAACCCCCGCTTGTGTGGGGCTTCCACACGTATGTTGGAGAGCCCACATACGGTGAACTCTCCTTTGAAGAGTTCCCTGGCTTCAGGGACGTTAGTTTGAATGACTAACGCTAACGGGTATTTCTTCCCGGTGCGGCTGTACATTTTATGTTCAGCCTCGACCGGAAAGCCTTTCTTGACAAGGTCCTCCTGTATGAGCTCATTAGAGAGCTCGTACGGGAGGCCTCGGAGGACAGCCTTGACCttgcgctcttccgggagcgcataGGTGTGGTAAGGCACGTTGTTTCGCGAGAGGAGGAGGGTGAGGTTGCGGAAGTCGTCCGAGGTCGGTACGACTATGCGTATTGCCTCACCTGTGTTTGAGGCACGGGTGTATCGCACCTTGTGATCGGTGCAAAGTTGGGCTACATATGTCCACTTTGCCTTATCACGGAGAAAGATAGGCGGTGGAGGCTTGTTGCTAGGGTGGACGGGCGAGCGTGTCGCCGGTTGGCAAGAGGAGGGGACCGAGTCCGGTGGTAAACTAATGTCGAGGGACATTAGTGGAACTGGGTGGGAAGAGGAGGTTGAAACCTTGTCAGACGCGACGCGCTTGGCCTGACGCTTCTTTCTGGACTGAACCAGTTTGAATGAATCGTCTGAGGGACGATAGGGACGGAGAGAGGTGTCGCGTACGGAACCAGTGAGAGTTCCGTTATCTGATTCCTCCGAGGAGGAATGGACTGGCCGCTTGCGGCCGCAGGAGGCGGAGTCGGAGAACTCCATGTCCTCGGAAGTAGCTTTGTGAGCGGAGGGCTCATCGGGTGACGCGGGGGAGTCAGCAAGGGGCCGACTTTGAGAGTTAATCGCGGTGGAGATGAAGATATCGAGAAGCGTCTGGTCGACGTGGATATTTGCAGCTTTAAGTAAAGCCGCAATCTGGATTAAAAGGGCGTTGCGAGGGTCCGCTGATGGAGCCATACTGATGGAGAAGCCTCCCCGCCGAGGGCAGGGAGCAATGGGGGTTGGAAGTGGCGCGGCTATCCCTAATGGTTATAGCCGCGAaccgtcacccttgggaaagcccaagtgcaatgggatcgggtcgtccggtttctctcaggtcaggaggcctgagaaacgcaccgggtcaacgttagccgagttagttgtcaccgttaggtatCCTTCAGCTCAACCGCGATGGCACGCAATTCacttactacaataaaaattgctgtaaGCAAGCTGCGGGCCGGAACGAATTCGACGTAACCAGTCGAACTTGACGTAGCGTATACCTCGTACCACACGTAGCGGAGCTGCGTAGCGTAGCACGGGGCGTAGCGTGGCGGCGTAGCGGAGCGTGAGCACAGGCGCGTGAAGTAGTGTGCTCGGCGCGGGGGCCGAGACAAGAATGACGCGACGctcgcttttttttttttttttttgcgcccagacaaagggaaagggctaccctccgggattacgaagggagggaggtggtgaatgctcatgcataccaacgcagcctaaggctgcgttggttatgtgggactcacgtaagaacctaagtgcctacccactaaacaccacctgaggttggctttgggcagtgtgctctctaagccttcatcgtaggcgaccatctctcggggaagagaggcgcaagcggcactccctagggAGTGTTCGCTGGGAATGCACAGAAGGTGCTGTCTAATAGAGACTTggcgacatcagaaggatgatcacaaacggGAGGTGAGGCTACATGTATCTGGTAGCCTCACCTCCCAATCCAGGTCAGACGAAAGATTGAGAGaggagaaatttaaaaatagtgattttGGTTGGTTCGAGTGATACGCCCCTAGGCTTCACTCGTACCGCACTATGTGGTAAGCGTTAAGCGCTTTAGGAATTACAAGGAGGCCACCAAATGGTGGTGCTCCGCCAGCGCAAAGAGGCGCTCCTTGGAGGACTTAGCCGTCCTGAGTTTCCGTGCCAGGACGGATATTTCTTGGATGTCGACTTCGCCTAGTGAGGCGTAAATCTCTTCCAGGTCTTTCAGGGTGCTTTGCACCTGTGATTGAGCCTGGGGAGGTACTGCCCGCCTGGGGCCACTGAAGGTGGCCAGGGCGGGGCGGGAGTAGACATTGAATGCCTGAGAGGGAGGGGCTGATTGTCTCCATGAGGTGGAGAGTTGGGGCCCGACAGTTTTATTCCTCATATGAGGAAAGTGGGATTGGGTGAGGTTAGAGGCCAGAGGTGGCCTTTGTTTTGGCGGCCTGGAAGTTTGCTTATTAGCAGCCTTCGGGGCGGAACGAGGGGCACAAGGGCATCCGCGATAATTCGCGGTATGGCCCTCCTGCCCGCAGAGCACGCATGCGGGAGGTGTTACCTCGTCGCGAGTGCGTTTGCACTCTTTGGTGCTGTGGGGTTCGAGGCACTTTACGCACCTGGGAGGAGCAGAGCAGTTTGCCGCTGCGTGGCC includes the following:
- the LOC126964903 gene encoding histone H2A, producing the protein MSGRGKGGKVKGKAKSRSNRAGLQFPVGRIHRLLRKGNYAERVGAGAPVYLAAVMEYLAAEVLELAGNAARDNKKTRIIPRHLQLAIRNDEELNKLLSGVTIAQGGVLPNIQAVLLPKKTEKKA